In a single window of the Antennarius striatus isolate MH-2024 chromosome 3, ASM4005453v1, whole genome shotgun sequence genome:
- the LOC137592409 gene encoding tubulin beta-1 chain-like isoform X1 encodes MREIVHLQAGQCGNQIGAKFWEVISDEHGIDPTGTYHGDSDLQLDRINVYYNEASGGKYVPRAVLVDLEPGTMDSVRSGPFGQVFRPDNFVFGQSGAGNNWAKGHYTEGAELVDSVLDVVRKEAESCDCLQGFQLTHSLGGGTGSGMGTLLISKIREEYPDRIMNTFSVVPSPKVSDTVVEPYNATLSVHQLVENTDETYCIDNEALYDICFRTLKLTTPSYGDLNHLVSATMSGVTTCLRFPGQLNADLRKLAVNMVPFPRLHFFMPGFAPLTSRGSQQYRSLTVPELTQQMFDAKNMMAACDPRHGRYLTVAAIFRGRMSMKEVDEQMLNVQNKNSSYFVEWIPNNVKTAVCDIPPRGLKMASTFIGNSTAIQELFKRISEQFTAMFRRKAFLHWYTGEGMDEMEFTEAESNMNDLVSEYQQYQDATAEDEGEFEDDEDNEEEQMG; translated from the exons ATGAGGGAAATCGTGCATCTCCAGGCTGGTCAGTGTGGAAATCAGATTGGTGCCAAG ttttgggAAGTGATCAGTGATGAACATGGTATTGACCCAACCGGTACTTACCATGGAGACAGTGACTTGCAGCTGGACAGGATCAATGTCTACTATAATGAAGCCTCAG GTGGGAAATATGTGCCCCGTGCAGTGCTGGTTGATCTGGAGCCAGGGACCATGGACTCTGTGAGGTCCGGACCGTTTGGTCAGGTCTTCAGGCCAGACAACTTTGTTTTTG GCCAGAGCGGTGCTGGGAACAACTGGGCTAAAGGCCACTACACTGAAGGAGCTGAGTTGGTGGACTCGGTCCTGGATGTAGTACGGAAGGAGGCAGAGAGCTGCGACTGCCTGCAGGGATTCCAGCTCACACACTCTCTGGGTGGCGGTACAGGTTCTGGTATGGGAACCCTGCTCATTAGCAAGATCCGCGAAGAGTACCCCGACCGCATCATGAACACTTTCAGCGTGGTGCCATCGCCAAAGGTATCCGACACGGTGGTTGAACCCTACAACGCCACGCTGTCAGTCCATCAGCTTGTGGAAAACACCGATGAGACGTACTGCATCGACAACGAGGCCCTGTACGACATCTGCTTCCGCACCCTGAAACTGACAACGCCTTCATACGGTGACCTCAACCACCTGGTGTCGGCTACCATGAGTGGCGTCACGACCTGCCTGCGGTTCCCCGGACAGCTCAACGCTGACCTGCGGAAGCTGGCTGTCAACATGGTGCCCTTCCCCCGTCTACACTTCTTCATGCCAGGCTTTGCCCCCCTCACAAGCAGAGGCAGTCAGCAGTACAGATCCCTCACCGTGCCAGAGCTCACACAGCAGATGTTTGACGCCAAGAACATGATGGCTGCCTGTGACCCACGCCACGGGCGCTACCTGACCGTGGCCGCCATCTTCCGTGGCCGCATGTCCATGAAGGAGGTGGATGAGCAGATGCTGAATGTGCAGAACAAGAACAGCAGCTACTTCGTCGAGTGGATCCCCAACAACGTCAAAACCGCCGTCTGCGACATTCCTCCCCGTGGCCTCAAGATGGCTTCCACCTTCATCGGCAACAGCACAGCCATCCAAGAGTTGTTCAAGCGCATCTCTGAGCAGTTCACGGCCATGTTCAGGCGCAAAGCCTTCCTCCACtggtacacaggtgaaggtatGGATGAGATGGAGTTCACAGAGGCAGAGAGCAACATGAATGACCTGGTGTCTGAATACCAGCAGTACCAAGATGCCACCGCTGAGGACGAGGGAGAGTTcgaagatgatgaagataacGAAGAGGAGCAAATGGGTTAG
- the LOC137592409 gene encoding tubulin beta chain-like isoform X2, whose protein sequence is MDSVRSGPFGQVFRPDNFVFGQSGAGNNWAKGHYTEGAELVDSVLDVVRKEAESCDCLQGFQLTHSLGGGTGSGMGTLLISKIREEYPDRIMNTFSVVPSPKVSDTVVEPYNATLSVHQLVENTDETYCIDNEALYDICFRTLKLTTPSYGDLNHLVSATMSGVTTCLRFPGQLNADLRKLAVNMVPFPRLHFFMPGFAPLTSRGSQQYRSLTVPELTQQMFDAKNMMAACDPRHGRYLTVAAIFRGRMSMKEVDEQMLNVQNKNSSYFVEWIPNNVKTAVCDIPPRGLKMASTFIGNSTAIQELFKRISEQFTAMFRRKAFLHWYTGEGMDEMEFTEAESNMNDLVSEYQQYQDATAEDEGEFEDDEDNEEEQMG, encoded by the exons ATGGACTCTGTGAGGTCCGGACCGTTTGGTCAGGTCTTCAGGCCAGACAACTTTGTTTTTG GCCAGAGCGGTGCTGGGAACAACTGGGCTAAAGGCCACTACACTGAAGGAGCTGAGTTGGTGGACTCGGTCCTGGATGTAGTACGGAAGGAGGCAGAGAGCTGCGACTGCCTGCAGGGATTCCAGCTCACACACTCTCTGGGTGGCGGTACAGGTTCTGGTATGGGAACCCTGCTCATTAGCAAGATCCGCGAAGAGTACCCCGACCGCATCATGAACACTTTCAGCGTGGTGCCATCGCCAAAGGTATCCGACACGGTGGTTGAACCCTACAACGCCACGCTGTCAGTCCATCAGCTTGTGGAAAACACCGATGAGACGTACTGCATCGACAACGAGGCCCTGTACGACATCTGCTTCCGCACCCTGAAACTGACAACGCCTTCATACGGTGACCTCAACCACCTGGTGTCGGCTACCATGAGTGGCGTCACGACCTGCCTGCGGTTCCCCGGACAGCTCAACGCTGACCTGCGGAAGCTGGCTGTCAACATGGTGCCCTTCCCCCGTCTACACTTCTTCATGCCAGGCTTTGCCCCCCTCACAAGCAGAGGCAGTCAGCAGTACAGATCCCTCACCGTGCCAGAGCTCACACAGCAGATGTTTGACGCCAAGAACATGATGGCTGCCTGTGACCCACGCCACGGGCGCTACCTGACCGTGGCCGCCATCTTCCGTGGCCGCATGTCCATGAAGGAGGTGGATGAGCAGATGCTGAATGTGCAGAACAAGAACAGCAGCTACTTCGTCGAGTGGATCCCCAACAACGTCAAAACCGCCGTCTGCGACATTCCTCCCCGTGGCCTCAAGATGGCTTCCACCTTCATCGGCAACAGCACAGCCATCCAAGAGTTGTTCAAGCGCATCTCTGAGCAGTTCACGGCCATGTTCAGGCGCAAAGCCTTCCTCCACtggtacacaggtgaaggtatGGATGAGATGGAGTTCACAGAGGCAGAGAGCAACATGAATGACCTGGTGTCTGAATACCAGCAGTACCAAGATGCCACCGCTGAGGACGAGGGAGAGTTcgaagatgatgaagataacGAAGAGGAGCAAATGGGTTAG